The DNA window ACCAGCGGCTCGTAGTAGCGATGCGTGGCCCGCCATCCCTCGAGCTCGACGCCCTCGATCGCCCCGGAGAGCCGTCTCAAGACGCCACTCGCTGGTAGATCGTGTTGCGGGTCAGGCGCAGCGCCTGGGTCTGGCGGCTGAAATTCTCCGAATGACCGGCGAAGAACAGCCCCCCCGGCACCAGCCGCTGGGCGAACCGCTCGAGCAGCCGGGTCTGCGCTTCGCGATCGAAATAGATCATGATGTTGCGGCAGAAGATCGCATCGAACCCTTCATCGATCCCCCACTGCGGCTCCATCAGATTGAGCCTTCGGTACTCGATCATGCCCAGCAGCTCGGGGCGCGCCTTGGCCCAGCCGGATCGCTCGCCGGTGCCACGCAGGAAGAAGCGCCGCAGCCGCGCCTCGCCCATCGCCTGCGCTGCGGCAAGCGGGTAGACCCCGGCCCTGGCACGCTCCAGCGCCTGGGTATCGATGTCGGTTGCCAGCAGGCGCGAGCGGGAGGCCGATTCGCCGAGCGTCTCGCACAGCGTCATCGCGATCGACAGCGGCTCCTCTCCGGTCGAGCTGGCGCAGCACCAGATCCGCGGCGGGCGACCCAAGCCGCGCACATGGTCGGCCAGCAAGGGAAAGTGGGCCGGCTCGCGAAAGAAGGCGGTCAGATTGGTGGTCAGCGCATTGACGAAGTACTCCCACTCCTCGGCGTCGGCACGCTCGAGCAGCGCCAAGTAACTGTCGAAGCGCGCCAGCCCCAGCGCCCTCAACCGCTTGGCGAGCCGCGAGTAGGCCATCTCGCGCTTGTGCGGGGCCAGGGAGATGCCCGCCCGACGCCTGATGTAGTCACGGATGCGCTCGAAGTCCTCATCGCTCATCACCAGATCCCGGGTCACGGACTCCGTCGCACCCACTCCCCGCGACTGCATGCTCAATGGACCATGTCGGTGGCTGCGACCGCGCCTGTACCCGCGCCAAGGCCGCGGGTAAGACGACGCCCTTTCTGCCTGGCGCCGGCGCGGAAACCGGCGATCGTGGCATCGAGCGCATCGGCCTCGGACTTGAGCTCGCGCCCGGAGATGCCTAGCCTCTCCACCAATGCGACGTTCTGCTGCACCGCACTGTCGACGCTTCGCATCGCATCGCCGACCTGAGTGATACCTTCGCTCTGCTCTTTCGAAACGGAGGAGATCTCGGCAATGATCCGGTTGACCCGCTGGGTCGAATCGACGATCGCGCGCATGGTCTCTCCCGCGGCTGCAGCCTCCTGGCTGCCACCATCGATCTTGGTGCGGGTGTCCTCGACCAGCGAAGCGACACGGCGCGCGGCATCGGCGCTTTTGTTCGCCAGCGCCCGAACCTCGCCGGCCACCACCGCGAAGCCTCGCCCTTGCTCGCCGGCGCGCGCAGCCTCGACCGATGCATTGAGCGCAAGCAGGTTGGTCTGGAAAGCGATCGAGTCGATCATCCCGACGATCTCGCTGATCTGGCGAGAAGACGCACGCACTTCATCCATCGTCGTCACCATCCGCTCGATGTCCCGGCCGCCGCGTTCCACCGTGGTGCTCGCCTGCTCGACCAGGTCATGCGCCTGGCGGGCACGCTCGGCATTCAGCTCTACCGCCTCGGTGAGACGATCGAGACTGGCGCTGGTCTGGCGCATCGATACCAACTCCTCCTGGGTCCGATGCTCCAGCTCGCGACTCCCTGTACTGACAGTCTCGCAGCGCCCGTGCAGGGTCGCCGAGGCGCTATGAACCCCTTCCAACAGGTTGAGCTGGCTCTTGGCCTGGAGCGCCTGGGCGGCGAACAGCCGCCCGAGCTCGTCATCGCCGCGGCTGCCGAACTCGACCAGCAGATCCCCCGCGGCAAGGCGGATGGACATCTCGCGCAGTTGGCGCAACCCGGACAATACCCGCCGCTCCACTCGCCAAATGGCGCAAGCGACCAGCGCGATCGCCGCGCACAGGGCCGCGAAGACGATCCCTGAGGGATGCTCCTGCTGGAAAGCAACGCCCAGCAGCGCCAGCAACAGGAGCATGGCGCCAGCCAAAGGCAGCGTCAGCGATTTGCTCAGGCTGGGCCTGCGCCAGCGCATCAGCCAGCCGAGCACGCCCGGGCGAGCGAAGCCACCATCGCGCACTTTGATGCGCGCGCCGCGCTGGATCGCCGCATAGCCGCGCGCGGCCTGGGATATCTCCTCGATGCTCGGTTTGACGCGAATAGAGGCATAGCCAATGCATCGACCGGCCTCGAACACCGGACTCACATAGGCGCGAACCCAGTAGAAACCGCCGTTCTTGCGCCGATTCTTGACCAGCCCCACCCAGGTACGCCCGGCGCGCAGCGTACGCCAGAAATCGGCGAAAGCGATTCCCGGCATGTCCGGATGGCGAACGATGTTGTGCGGTGCACCGTAGAGCTCATCGATCGAGTAGCCGCTGGCCTCGACGAACGCTTTGTTGGCGTAGACGATGGTGCCGTCCAGGTCGGTTCTGGAGTAGAGGTACTGGCTTTCACCAAGCACGTACTCGCGGCCGTCGGTAGCCTGATGCAGCGCCATGGTCACTCTCCATGATCCTCGGCGCCGCCCCGCTCCATGGCATCGACCAATGCCATTTCGCGGCTGTTCATCAGCCTCTCGATGTCGAGCAGGATCAGCATGCGATCGTCCAGGTCGACCAGGCCTTCGAGATACTCCACCGACATCGCACCGCCGAATTCGGGCGCGGGACGCAGCTGGTCGGGAGAGAGCGAGAGGACGTCCTTGACGTCGTCCACCACCGCGCCGACCACCCGATCGCCGATATTGAGCACGATCACCACCGTGCGGTGATCGTATTCGACGCTCTCGAGCTCGAACTTGATGCGCAAATCGACGATCGGCACGATCACTCCACGCAGGTTGGTAACGCCCTTGATGAAAGGAGGCGTTCCCGCGATCCGGGTGATGTTGTCGTAGCCGCGGATCTCCTGCACGCGAAGGATATCGATCGCGTACTCCTCATCACCGAGCCGGAAGCTCAAGTACTCCTTGCGAGCGGCAGCGGCATCCCTAGCACTGGGCTTGAGCGTCGAGGCGATGTTCATCAGATCTCTACTCCTGAGACGATGGATGGCTGAGAGGAAATGGCTTGGACAGGGGCTGGCGGCGTATCGCCCGGCAACCCTTCATGCTGCAGGGCGGCGAGCATCGGCAGGTCGAGAATCAGCGCGACCGTACCGTCACCGAGAATGGTTGCCGCGGCGACACCGGGTACCCGGCGATAGTGGGTCTCCAGGCTCTTCACCACGACCTGCCGCTGGCCGATCAGACGATCGACCAGCAGCACGTAGCGGGCCCGGTCGGCTTCGACCACCACGCCGATCGCCTTGCCGAGATCGCGCTCGGCCCCGGGGACATGGAACAGTCCGCCGAGTTCGATCAGCGGCAGGTAGTCTCCTCGAATCGGTACTACCCGCCCGCCGCCTG is part of the Halotalea alkalilenta genome and encodes:
- a CDS encoding chemotaxis protein CheW; the protein is MNIASTLKPSARDAAAARKEYLSFRLGDEEYAIDILRVQEIRGYDNITRIAGTPPFIKGVTNLRGVIVPIVDLRIKFELESVEYDHRTVVIVLNIGDRVVGAVVDDVKDVLSLSPDQLRPAPEFGGAMSVEYLEGLVDLDDRMLILLDIERLMNSREMALVDAMERGGAEDHGE
- a CDS encoding methyl-accepting chemotaxis protein, which encodes MALHQATDGREYVLGESQYLYSRTDLDGTIVYANKAFVEASGYSIDELYGAPHNIVRHPDMPGIAFADFWRTLRAGRTWVGLVKNRRKNGGFYWVRAYVSPVFEAGRCIGYASIRVKPSIEEISQAARGYAAIQRGARIKVRDGGFARPGVLGWLMRWRRPSLSKSLTLPLAGAMLLLLALLGVAFQQEHPSGIVFAALCAAIALVACAIWRVERRVLSGLRQLREMSIRLAAGDLLVEFGSRGDDELGRLFAAQALQAKSQLNLLEGVHSASATLHGRCETVSTGSRELEHRTQEELVSMRQTSASLDRLTEAVELNAERARQAHDLVEQASTTVERGGRDIERMVTTMDEVRASSRQISEIVGMIDSIAFQTNLLALNASVEAARAGEQGRGFAVVAGEVRALANKSADAARRVASLVEDTRTKIDGGSQEAAAAGETMRAIVDSTQRVNRIIAEISSVSKEQSEGITQVGDAMRSVDSAVQQNVALVERLGISGRELKSEADALDATIAGFRAGARQKGRRLTRGLGAGTGAVAATDMVH
- a CDS encoding CheR family methyltransferase, whose protein sequence is MSDEDFERIRDYIRRRAGISLAPHKREMAYSRLAKRLRALGLARFDSYLALLERADAEEWEYFVNALTTNLTAFFREPAHFPLLADHVRGLGRPPRIWCCASSTGEEPLSIAMTLCETLGESASRSRLLATDIDTQALERARAGVYPLAAAQAMGEARLRRFFLRGTGERSGWAKARPELLGMIEYRRLNLMEPQWGIDEGFDAIFCRNIMIYFDREAQTRLLERFAQRLVPGGLFFAGHSENFSRQTQALRLTRNTIYQRVAS